The following proteins come from a genomic window of Candidatus Omnitrophota bacterium:
- a CDS encoding UPF0280 family protein: MAKKAAFQKRFYRHSVRPQGLYACVARLQETDVQVLTDTPVSKDFIVKRIKKYRREIENYISRHPRFLTSLKPIPVEINAQPIIKKMAQAAQKANVGPMAAVAGAIAFFLGKDLMRRKCRDVIIENGGDIFVKTSRARIVGIYSGRSSLFNGIKLRIRPRMRISGVCASSGTIGHSLSFGKADSAVILAVDPVIADAVATATCNLVRKKEDLKKAIDFAKSIKAVKGAVLIMGDNLASWGKAELVL; encoded by the coding sequence ATGGCAAAAAAAGCGGCCTTTCAAAAAAGATTCTATCGGCATTCTGTAAGACCCCAGGGGTTATACGCGTGCGTTGCCAGATTGCAGGAAACCGATGTGCAGGTATTAACGGATACGCCTGTAAGCAAGGATTTCATCGTTAAAAGGATTAAGAAATACCGCAGAGAAATAGAAAACTATATTTCCCGCCATCCGCGTTTTTTAACAAGCCTGAAACCCATACCGGTAGAAATAAACGCCCAGCCGATTATTAAGAAAATGGCGCAAGCCGCCCAAAAAGCCAATGTCGGGCCCATGGCCGCTGTTGCCGGGGCAATCGCTTTTTTTCTGGGCAAAGACCTTATGCGCAGGAAATGCAGGGATGTAATTATTGAAAACGGCGGAGATATTTTTGTAAAAACTTCCCGCGCGCGCATTGTAGGAATTTATTCCGGGCGGTCCAGCCTTTTTAACGGCATTAAGTTAAGAATCCGCCCCCGCATGAGAATATCAGGGGTTTGTGCTTCTTCTGGCACGATTGGGCATTCTTTGAGCTTTGGAAAAGCTGATAGCGCGGTTATTTTAGCCGTTGACCCTGTTATTGCCGACGCGGTAGCTACCGCTACCTGTAACTTAGTCCGAAAAAAAGAAGATTTAAAAAAGGCAATTGATTTTGCCAAATCCATAAAGGCAGTTAAGGGCGCAGTGCTGATCATGGGGGATAATCTTGCCAGCTGGGGGAAAGCCGAACTTGTTTTATAA